Genomic window (Stigmatella erecta):
GGGGCTGAGCGGGGTGGGGGCGGTGGCGGCCGGAGGGCTGCACTCGCTGGCGGTGCGCGCGGACGGCACCGTGTGGGCCTGGGGCAACAACCAGCACGGCCGGCTCGGGGATGGCTCGCTCACCCCTCGCGCCACGCCGGTGCGGGTGCGCGAGCTGAGCGGCGCGGTGGCCGTGGCGGCGGGCTCCGCCCACTCGCTGGCCTTACGCGCGGACGGCACCGTGTGGGCCTGGGGCTTCAACGCGTTTGGCCAGCTCGGCGACGGCACGCTGAGCAACCGCGCCACGCCGGTGCGCGTGCAGGGCCTGCGGGACGTGGTGGCGGTGGCGGCCGGAGGGCTGCACTCGCTGGCGCTGCGCGCGGACGGCACCGTCTGGGTGTGGGGCTATGACGCCTCTCGCCAGGGCGCCACCGGGCGGCCTTCCGTGCCGGAGCGGGTGCCGGGACTGAGCGAGGCCGTGGCGGTGGGGGCAGGGCTGTGGCTGTCCCGGGTGGTGCGCGCGGATGGCACCGTGTGGACATTGGGCGCGGGCCCCCGGCCGGTGCCCGTGCCCGGGCTGGGCCAGGTGGTGGCCGTGGCCGGCGGGGGCCTCCAC
Coding sequences:
- a CDS encoding RCC1 domain-containing protein translates to MTSRVRGGLLGVCLGMGVVAGCGPSSGPPAATGAWHAALGPGESPEAPGSVPVQVPHLRGGVAVAAGYAHALAVLKDTTVWAWGGNAEGQLGDGTHLPHAEPVQVPGLSGVGAVAAGGLHSLAVRADGTVWAWGNNQHGRLGDGSLTPRATPVRVRELSGAVAVAAGSAHSLALRADGTVWAWGFNAFGQLGDGTLSNRATPVRVQGLRDVVAVAAGGLHSLALRADGTVWVWGYDASRQGATGRPSVPERVPGLSEAVAVGAGLWLSRVVRADGTVWTLGAGPRPVPVPGLGQVVAVAGGGLHALAVRANGTVWAWEDGGEEAGLPVPGLDRVVTVAEGIDHALAVRRDGTVWAWTPPAGMAPPGGLPLP